A single Verrucomicrobiia bacterium DNA region contains:
- the hrpB gene encoding ATP-dependent helicase HrpB has translation MSERLPIYEIESDLVATLRATPRLVLQAPTGSGKSTQVPQMLLKHGLLGTGQAVILQPRRLAARMLARRVAAELNVPLGQEVGYQVRLESQVSAATRLKFETEGILLRQLITDPKLTGVSAILFDEFHERHLYGDITLARALDLQEQHRPDLLIIVMSATLNADELEDYLSVRRTRNGASPAIQSAPCGVLRAAGRTYPVEVSYLPHRLGAHPPPPWELAADAFRGFVASGGQGDVLVFMPGAYEIAQTIQAIRDLPESRGYLVLPLHGELPPHDQDAAVTQQARPKVVVSTNVAETSVTIDGVRLVIDSGLARVARYDANRGLNTLLIEKISQASCEQRAGRAGRTAPGRCLRLWSRAEHDERPPQELPEIKRLDLSEVVLTLKAAGVEDLREFRWLEKPDEMALTHAEALLVDLGALKNAAAVDGGAEEAAPRSLLQITELGRKMLAFPMHPRYSRLLLAAQEYRCVHQACLIAALTQGRDLLLRGGGKDVRNDRDDLLGEKASSDFWILMRAWTYAQKNQFRIEACRRLGIHAVTARQVGPLFEQFLGIAKAEGLDVTPREAPDAALQKCILIGFSDRVARRLDRGTLRCELVRGRRGLLARESVVSQAELLVAAEIREVEQRDGEVNTLLSLATAIELDWLRELFPGDFDTEVHAQWDAQTRRVQAAELVRFRGLAISAKRVEPPPAEVAARLLAAEIQAGRLELPLWDHGVEQWLLRLKFLEQHCPDLQLPPITEDDQRAIVEQLCHGASSFKEVKERPVKPVVMSWLSAAQRELLDRHAPERLKLSNGRTPKVTYAAGCAPFISLRIQELYEVTQTPKIALGRVPVTVHILTPGMKPIQVTSDLANFWREHYPKIKSELQRRYPKHEWR, from the coding sequence ATGTCGGAGCGTCTGCCCATTTATGAAATCGAGTCGGATTTGGTCGCGACGTTGCGCGCGACGCCCCGGCTCGTGCTGCAAGCGCCAACGGGTTCAGGCAAATCCACTCAGGTGCCGCAGATGCTGTTGAAACACGGTTTGCTGGGCACGGGGCAGGCCGTGATTTTACAACCGCGCCGCCTCGCCGCCCGGATGTTGGCGCGACGGGTGGCCGCGGAACTCAACGTCCCGCTCGGCCAGGAGGTTGGTTACCAAGTGCGCCTGGAAAGCCAGGTCAGTGCGGCGACGCGCCTCAAGTTTGAAACCGAGGGAATTTTGCTGCGGCAACTGATCACCGATCCCAAGTTGACCGGCGTCAGTGCGATCCTTTTCGACGAGTTCCATGAGCGACACCTTTACGGCGACATCACCCTGGCGCGCGCCCTGGACTTGCAGGAACAGCACCGACCGGACCTGCTGATTATCGTGATGTCGGCCACGCTGAACGCCGATGAATTGGAGGATTACCTTTCCGTGCGCCGGACCCGCAACGGGGCGTCGCCGGCAATTCAGTCGGCCCCCTGCGGCGTGTTACGCGCCGCCGGACGCACTTATCCGGTGGAGGTTTCCTATCTGCCGCACCGGCTTGGGGCGCATCCGCCGCCGCCGTGGGAATTGGCTGCCGACGCGTTTCGCGGGTTCGTTGCTTCGGGTGGGCAAGGGGATGTGCTGGTGTTCATGCCGGGCGCGTACGAGATCGCGCAAACCATTCAGGCCATTCGCGATCTGCCCGAGTCGCGCGGTTATCTGGTGCTGCCGTTGCACGGTGAATTGCCGCCGCACGATCAGGATGCCGCCGTGACGCAACAGGCCCGCCCCAAGGTGGTGGTTTCCACCAACGTGGCGGAAACCTCGGTGACGATTGATGGCGTGCGTCTGGTGATTGATTCCGGGTTGGCGCGAGTGGCGCGTTACGACGCGAACCGTGGCCTCAACACCTTGCTGATTGAAAAAATCTCGCAGGCCAGTTGCGAGCAACGGGCCGGACGCGCGGGGCGTACCGCGCCGGGGCGGTGCCTCCGGCTTTGGTCGCGAGCGGAACATGATGAGCGTCCGCCGCAGGAGCTGCCGGAGATCAAGCGACTCGATTTATCCGAGGTCGTGCTCACGCTCAAAGCGGCGGGCGTCGAGGATTTACGCGAATTTCGCTGGCTCGAGAAACCGGATGAAATGGCGCTCACGCATGCCGAGGCCTTGTTGGTGGATTTGGGGGCGTTAAAAAATGCGGCGGCGGTGGACGGCGGTGCGGAGGAGGCCGCTCCTCGGTCGCTGTTACAAATCACCGAGCTGGGCCGCAAGATGCTTGCGTTTCCCATGCACCCGCGTTATTCGCGCCTCTTGCTGGCGGCGCAGGAATACCGTTGCGTGCATCAGGCGTGTTTGATTGCGGCTTTGACGCAAGGGCGCGATTTATTGTTGCGCGGCGGAGGCAAGGACGTGCGTAACGATCGCGACGATTTGCTCGGTGAAAAGGCCAGTTCCGACTTTTGGATTCTGATGCGAGCCTGGACTTACGCGCAGAAGAATCAATTCCGCATCGAGGCGTGTCGGCGACTGGGCATCCACGCCGTCACGGCGCGACAGGTGGGGCCGTTGTTCGAGCAGTTCCTGGGCATCGCGAAAGCCGAAGGATTGGACGTGACCCCACGCGAGGCGCCGGATGCGGCATTGCAAAAGTGCATTCTGATCGGGTTCAGCGACCGGGTGGCGCGGCGGCTGGATCGCGGTACGTTGCGTTGCGAACTGGTGCGAGGCCGGCGGGGTTTGTTGGCGCGTGAAAGTGTGGTGAGCCAGGCGGAGTTGTTGGTCGCGGCCGAAATTCGTGAAGTAGAACAACGCGATGGTGAAGTGAACACGCTGCTTTCGCTCGCCACCGCCATCGAGTTGGACTGGCTGCGCGAATTATTTCCGGGCGACTTTGATACGGAGGTGCATGCGCAATGGGACGCCCAGACCCGGCGGGTGCAGGCGGCGGAGTTGGTGCGTTTTCGTGGTCTGGCCATCAGCGCGAAACGCGTCGAGCCGCCTCCGGCGGAAGTGGCGGCCCGGTTGCTGGCCGCAGAAATTCAAGCGGGACGCCTGGAGTTGCCGCTCTGGGATCATGGTGTTGAGCAGTGGTTGTTACGATTGAAATTTCTGGAGCAGCATTGCCCGGATTTACAATTGCCGCCGATCACCGAGGACGACCAGCGCGCCATCGTGGAGCAGCTTTGTCACGGCGCCTCCAGTTTTAAAGAAGTGAAGGAGCGTCCGGTAAAACCGGTGGTAATGTCGTGGCTGTCGGCGGCGCAACGCGAGTTGCTGGATCGGCACGCGCCCGAGCGGTTGAAGTTATCGAATGGCCGCACGCCCAAGGTGACCTACGCGGCGGGTTGCGCGCCGTTCATTTCGTTGCGCATTCAGGAGCTTTACGAGGTGACCCAAACGCCGAAAATTGCGCTGGGGCGCGTGCCGGTGACAGTGCATATTCTGACGCCGGGGATGAAGCCGATTCAAGTGACGTCGGACTTGGCGAACTTTTGGCGCGAGCATTATCCGAAAATCAAATCGGAACTGCAGCGGCGTTATCCCAAACACGAATGGCGTTGA
- a CDS encoding DUF362 domain-containing protein, with product MSTGPRRVLLLMQLALVGLWFLIAPSAEAQFYTTDYDSNHVATVTIVTDAEATDAFEPRPERVSAMVRQGVLHSAGATSVSAAWLSLITRQDVVGLKVYSKPGTFSGTRPAVVAAVAQELIAAGISASNIVVWDREEADLRAAGFFALANSLGVRVAGATAAGWDETNSYDSPIIGSLVYGDLEFGRKDEGVGRKSFVSKLVSQELTKIINITPLLNHNEAGVCGNLYSLAMGSTDNVLRFEGSVTRLAVAVPEIYALPAVGDKVVFNITDALICQYEGGQRGLLHYSAVLNQLRFSRDPVALDVLSLKELEAQRRQAKAPNFRPNPELYRNAALLELGRADVSRIKTDFVK from the coding sequence ATGTCCACCGGGCCAAGGCGGGTTCTGCTCCTGATGCAACTCGCGCTGGTTGGATTGTGGTTTCTAATCGCCCCGAGTGCCGAAGCGCAATTCTACACCACGGATTACGACTCCAATCATGTCGCCACGGTCACCATCGTCACGGATGCTGAAGCCACGGACGCCTTCGAGCCACGACCCGAACGCGTGTCCGCCATGGTGCGGCAAGGCGTGCTGCACAGCGCGGGCGCGACGAGTGTTTCCGCCGCCTGGTTAAGCTTGATCACCCGCCAGGATGTCGTTGGATTAAAGGTGTATTCCAAGCCCGGCACGTTCAGTGGCACGCGCCCGGCGGTTGTGGCGGCGGTAGCTCAGGAATTGATCGCCGCCGGAATCAGCGCCAGCAACATCGTGGTCTGGGACCGCGAGGAAGCCGATCTGCGCGCCGCCGGATTTTTTGCTCTGGCGAATTCGCTGGGCGTGCGCGTGGCCGGAGCAACCGCCGCGGGCTGGGATGAAACCAACAGTTACGATTCGCCGATCATCGGTAGTCTGGTTTATGGCGATTTGGAATTTGGCAGAAAGGACGAAGGCGTCGGCCGCAAATCATTCGTTTCCAAACTGGTTTCCCAGGAACTGACCAAGATCATCAACATTACTCCGCTGTTGAACCACAACGAAGCCGGGGTTTGTGGCAACCTGTACAGTCTCGCCATGGGCAGCACCGATAATGTGCTGCGCTTCGAAGGCTCCGTCACGCGACTGGCCGTCGCCGTGCCGGAGATTTACGCGCTCCCAGCCGTGGGCGATAAAGTCGTTTTCAACATCACCGACGCCTTGATCTGCCAATACGAAGGCGGGCAACGCGGGTTGCTGCATTATTCGGCGGTGCTGAATCAATTGCGTTTCAGCCGCGACCCCGTCGCGCTTGATGTGCTGTCGCTCAAGGAGCTTGAGGCGCAGCGTCGCCAGGCCAAAGCGCCCAATTTTCGTCCCAACCCGGAATTGTATCGCAATGCCGCCCTGTTGGAATTGGGCCGCGCGGATGTGAGCAGGATCAAAACCGATTTCGTGAAATAA
- a CDS encoding tetratricopeptide repeat protein, translating into MLATKNRTQALGLAWLGTLLFLAACSRSDSSALLAGKKLLDAGKNEPAIALLERATQMSPTNAAAWNYLGVAYHQTGQWTNAVNAYAHALRWNRELLEVRFNLGCLWLEQNRWAEAKSELTAYTLRRGEDGVGWAKLGVAQYQLREAAAAEKSFQTALRLQNTNAEAWNGLGLLQAQRSHWRNATESFATALKWSPHYPAALLNLAVAEQQQGHNAEAVRLYHEYLGTQPRPADWEAVATVVEALSPTRSAPPSPATNNPPTNVGTTTGVVARSTTSNVKETAPPKPPPVTNTVTAPAPPKTETIASTSRTASRVAPTRGATQLISEPVTKPESNHLHAAQLALQAGQQAQRDRRLADAAQAYRRAIALEPGMFEAHYCLGLAAYELRDFSAASQAWAAALRLRSTSADTRYNYALSLKAEAKYAQAITELERLVTLHPDEARGHLMLGILYSERIIDVPKARLHFNRVLQLEPQNSQAPAIRSWLASHPG; encoded by the coding sequence ATGCTCGCCACTAAAAACCGGACGCAAGCGCTCGGACTGGCCTGGTTGGGAACCTTGTTGTTCCTGGCCGCTTGCTCGCGTTCGGATTCGAGTGCGCTGCTGGCGGGGAAAAAGTTGTTGGATGCGGGTAAAAATGAGCCGGCCATCGCCCTCCTGGAGCGAGCGACGCAAATGAGTCCCACCAACGCCGCCGCGTGGAATTACCTCGGCGTGGCGTATCATCAGACCGGCCAATGGACCAATGCCGTGAATGCCTACGCCCACGCCTTGCGCTGGAATCGGGAGCTGCTGGAGGTTCGGTTCAATCTTGGTTGCCTGTGGTTGGAGCAGAATCGTTGGGCGGAGGCAAAATCCGAATTGACCGCCTACACCTTGCGTCGCGGCGAGGACGGCGTGGGCTGGGCGAAATTGGGCGTGGCCCAATATCAATTGCGCGAAGCTGCCGCTGCGGAGAAAAGTTTTCAAACCGCCCTTCGTTTGCAGAACACCAATGCCGAGGCATGGAACGGCCTGGGTTTGTTGCAGGCGCAACGCAGCCATTGGCGCAACGCCACCGAGTCCTTTGCAACCGCCTTGAAGTGGTCGCCGCATTATCCGGCGGCATTGTTGAACCTGGCGGTGGCTGAACAACAACAAGGCCATAACGCCGAGGCGGTGCGGCTCTATCACGAGTACTTGGGCACGCAGCCTCGTCCTGCGGATTGGGAAGCGGTGGCGACCGTGGTGGAAGCGTTGTCGCCAACCCGGAGCGCGCCGCCGTCGCCGGCGACGAATAATCCTCCAACCAACGTGGGAACAACGACTGGTGTTGTGGCGCGTTCCACAACGTCGAATGTAAAAGAAACCGCTCCGCCCAAACCGCCGCCGGTGACGAACACCGTTACCGCCCCCGCACCGCCCAAGACGGAAACCATTGCGTCCACCTCGCGGACCGCGAGTCGTGTGGCGCCCACGCGCGGGGCAACGCAGTTGATATCCGAACCGGTGACCAAGCCCGAGTCAAATCACCTTCACGCCGCGCAGTTGGCGCTCCAAGCCGGGCAGCAGGCGCAACGCGACCGGCGGTTGGCCGACGCCGCGCAGGCGTATCGCCGCGCTATCGCGCTCGAACCCGGCATGTTTGAAGCGCATTATTGTCTTGGATTAGCGGCTTATGAGCTGCGCGATTTTAGCGCCGCCTCTCAAGCGTGGGCGGCGGCCTTGCGATTGCGTTCCACGTCTGCGGATACCCGCTACAATTACGCCCTTTCGTTGAAGGCGGAGGCAAAATACGCGCAGGCGATCACCGAGCTGGAGCGCCTGGTGACCCTGCATCCGGATGAGGCACGCGGACACTTGATGTTGGGCATTCTTTATTCGGAACGAATCATTGACGTTCCAAAGGCGCGCCTGCATTTCAACCGGGTTTTACAACTGGAACCCCAAAATTCCCAAGCCCCGGCCATCCGCTCCTGGCTGGCCA